The Parambassis ranga chromosome 13, fParRan2.1, whole genome shotgun sequence genome contains the following window.
atatatattatatattatattataatattactaagatcaggagcatcctctctcagagtgatgctgaaaagctcatccatgcttttgtcacttcaagactggactactgcaactctttattgtcaggatgtccacattactccatcaacagtctgcagctgatccagaacgcagcagctagagttctgacgggaagcagccaaagggatcacatctctcctgttctagcgtctcttcactggctcccagtggactcaagaatacacttcaagatccttcttctaacctacaaggctcttcatggacttgctccattgtatctgcaggacctgattgtaccatatgttcctaataggacactcagatctctgagtgcaggtttactagtagttcctaggattcatagaagcagaatgggaggacgagctttcagctatcaggcaccgctattatggaaccagttaccaatctgggtccgagaggcagacaccgcctccacctttaagactagacttaaaacttttctgtttagtaaggcgtacagttagccttagacctagtgtgtaacacagctatgctgctctaggcctacgttgtcggggggcacaaacatgatccactgagcagtttccctctcaccctctaacctctccttttctctccttagtctggctcacactggtctcaagacctggatgatgacctgcagtccggcccgtgaagtctctcttgctctcaggttcccccttaagttgacgggtcctgctcaaggtttcttcctcttaaagggagtttttccttgccacagtgctcttaggggggttcctgtgaagcgctttgagacaatgtctgattgtaaatatgcgctatataaataaaactgaattgaattgaattgaattgtccCAGGTGATGACAAAGATCTTCATGTTCTCTCCCTCCTGATCCTGCTCTGGAACCAGGTGCTGGTGAAGGTCATTCAAGAAGGAAAGAAGGCGCTCGGTATTGTAGGGTCCAATCCGACATCTATGATGGATCAGTCCAGTATTTCCAAGTGCTGCTCACATTGTGATGTttgcccctctctgtcctggcacTTCAGCTGTGGCCCTTTTACCTCTAACATCCCTCGCTGACACCTTTTGGCCAGATTGAACCCTCGTCCAGACATTACTTTGTTTGTCTCTTCATGTGTACCCTCCCAAAAACATCACCCCTCAAGGTCCTCCTTTATGTGTCAATTTCATTGAAGAATCCTCAGCACCTGCCTCTGCTATCCAGTCCACAATCAGCTGTGGTTATCCAACATAAATCAGCTGTTTGTCAATTATTGAATTGTTTGATAATTATCAGCTTATTTTTgagctgatgtgttgtttttgagctGATATTGTTTCAGAAGTTGAGGTTTTATACTGTAGCTAAGGTTtggaatattgttgtttttattgtggtgtgttgtgtgctaacatttgtaaaaaacacaaaaatgatcCATCATTTGGGTGGTGGGTATAACTTATCTGTTAAGAGTGTAAGCATTGTAGAAATATGTTTACTGGCTGCATATTGTGTGAAAACGACATGAAATGTGTGAATGGTATGGTCACAACAGACCGATGCTTTCAGAGTTCTGAAAATGTGACGATTGTTTGGACAAATGCTTGTTAGCGgctgaaaaaaactgtaatacattTTCATGAATACTCTTCCACCTTTGGTGAAAGTGAAGCCATGGCCCCCAGAAAAAGATTTGTTGGCTCTGCGGGTCTGGGCGTGTTAAAGGCCCTGAAGGCTTGGCATGTACACACAGGCTAGGAGCctggcacgcacacacactcactcacacacacacacacacacacacaaacccatcTCTTCAGTTTTAGCCTCTTTTCATTCCCTCTGGCTGACAATCTGCTATTACTATTTACCATTTCATTCTATTTGACCTTAGTGCACTTTACAGCACTTTACAAGCATTTGTCCAAACAATTGTCACATTTTCAGAACTCTTAATACAATGTGCACAACATCGGTGTGTTGTGACCATGCAGGcagtaaacacatttctacaatgcTTACATTTTCTTAACATGACTGCActccaacacacaacaccaacatctgtgtgaagtttgtggacAACACAattgtggtgggtctcatctccagtggagatgaaactAACTACaagaatgaggtgcaccttctggccgcgtggtgcagagaccacaacctctccctgaacgtggagaagacaaaggagatggttgtggacttcaggagaggagagcacacagtcagcacccccctctgaccatcgacggtgccgctgtggagcaggtgagcagcacctctacttcctccgcaagctcaggAGAGCCAGAGCATcctgctgcatcactgtgtggtacggagccccCCCTAGATAGGAACTCtgtgtaccagccactttaccttgtgcattctcttgcaccttagtcatgtcatccagtctcatataagctgctataacttaaaccattcctggactgtttacattatgccaactgcacttgTCTTCCTctattacatcttttgcactctcactgcattgtgctttcattttgtgccttgtatttggtgtgtgcctcattgtaggtatattttttttagttatatgttatatgttgcggagtgaagagtaacacAATTtcaattctctgtatgtccagcacataaagcagatttgacaatgaggctgactttgactttgacttaacaGATAAGCTATACCCACCACCAACATGATGgatcatttttgtctttttttttttttgacaaaatgTACATTACATTGTGGCATTATGTTTTCACAATGGACATTTAAACAGAACAGGTGCacataacagaaaaaacaatacatttataatgttGGCATCTCTTCCAGGATTGTAAAGttcaaatacaaatacaatacaaaacactaaaactgagagtaaaagaaataaatacataaaaataaagaggaTGCTAGGGCTTATTTAGAAAATAATATCtgtcaatcaaattaaaaagtTTTATTgcctttcattattttaagggCTTTAGTGAAGGAAACAAATTCattatgaaacagaaaaaaatctgggTTTAACTgacatttattatatatatatataatatgtattatatattataataatataatatatgtgTGAAATTTCCCAAGGATGAGGATATTGGTAATCAAGAAATCATATTCTTTACTTTCTGAAATAAATCCATAGATAATGTCATTACGACAGAAGGGTTCCAGTAGAACAGTGGTATGAAGCCAGTCATGAACATCAGTCCAAAAAGCTTCTGAGAAcatacactgaaaaaataagTGATCTGTAGTTTCAATATCATCACAAAAAGCACATCTATTTGTGTCAAAACCAAACCTTTGACGTAAAAAGTCATTTGAGGGATACACACCATTCAGTATTTTGAAATGCACTTTGTTCTTAAGGAGTGTATAATGTCTTTGGTGAACACATGGCCAATTGAATCTGAATGACAGAAGGGGATAAGGAATTTCATTATACATAATTGTTTTGTTAGGAAATTTGGTGGAAGCAAAGTCACATCCGCCCACTAGAAGATGTGGAAGACAGGGAGTGACGACTGTGGAATTTGAAAGTCTTCCTCTGATTAGGCCCAGAAAGGGAGCAGGGATAGCTCTGGTTATAGAATTAAAGGATTTTTGATTGATATTCAAATTATATTTCAAACAAAAGTTTTCATGGGACATTATACATCCTTCTCCATCAAGAAAATGAACCACAGACCAAACATTTTTATCTATCAGTTCCTTGTTGTAAAAGGATTTGTTTTTAACCCCATGTACCTGTTGTTCCAAATTAGTGTGTTGTGTGGAGCGAAATTATGATTGTATAACATTTTCCAATATAAGAGAACTTGttaatgaataatgaataataaatcTATACCTCATAATTTCTCTAGGAATATGAAACCAATGTGTTGCTATTTAAAAGGGATTTTAACCAATTCATTTTAAGGGTTCCATTTATGAAATCAAAGTCTATGGCTTGTAAACCTCCATATTTATATTCTTTGGTAATTTCCACTTTCTTAATATAATGAGCTTTTCCAAATATAATCAAAATTAATCTGATTAATCTTTTTGATGGCTCTGTTAGGAATGGCTAGAGCAGACCTGGGCATTGTACGGACCGCAGGCCGCATACGGCCCTTTGGCTGACTCTGACTGGCCCGCGTAAtgaaattacaaaataaacatgttttcgcATTTTGCCTCATGCATGGACTAAAACTgcatggcttttattttgaagttgtTTTTATTCACGTACATAATGACGTAATGACACATACGTATATCAAGATGTTTAGATCCTTGTTACAAGCAGGTGACAAGATGACTTTAGCCCTCAAAAATGTCAGtttctgcaaaaaaagaaaggtgGATGCCGAATGcaggcatttaaaaaaaatttggACTGCTAAGTACTTATTTACTGAAGTCGGAGGTAAAGCCGTGTGTTTAGTTTGCGGGGAGCAGATCGCTGTGTTTAAGGACTATAACTTGAACCGGCATTACGAGACAAAACACGCGGAGAAATACAAAAACTTGAGTGATGCTGAAAGGGCACGGACATCGAAAATGTTGCTAGCTAAGCTGCAAACGCAGCAAGGCTTTTTTACCAAGCTTCACACATCCAGGGATGCTGCAACCAAGACCAGTTTTCTGATATCCCACAAAATCGCTAAAAACAGTAAGCCAAAGAGTCAAAGAGTGTTTGGTGGACTCTGCAGCACTAATATGCCCTGACAAAAAAGGAGCATTTGAACAAGTCCCGCTGTCCAGGCGAACCGTGACTAGAAGGATCGAGCAAATTGCAGGAAATTTGGAGCTTCAGCTGCATCGCGAAGTGGCAGGTTTTGACTTCTTCTCCTTGGCTTTGGACGAGAGCTGTGATGTCCACGACACAGCCCAGCTACTCATATTTGTCCGTGGAATAACAGACTTCAAGATTACGGAGGAGCTTGCAGCAATGCGGTCGATGAAAGGGACAACAACAGGGAGCGATCTGTTTATGGAGGTAAATGCTTGCATAGACACCCTGGGGTTGAAGTGGGACAGACTAGCAGGCGTCACAACGGACGGTTGCCCAAATCTTACAGATAAAATTGTTGGACTTTTGAAACGTATGCAAGATAAAGTGACTGAAATTGATGCAGATCAAAAGTTGGTATTTTTGCATCGTATTCACCAACATGTGCTGTGCAAGTCAGTGCTAAAAATTACCCATGTTATTGATGTTGTTAGTAAAATAGTAAACTTCATCAGGGCACGGGCATTGAATCACAGACAGTTTGTCGCACTTTTAGAGGAGCATGAGTCTGAGCATAGTGACATCGGCTACCACACAGCTGTCAGATGGCTCAGTCTGGGCAAAGTGCTGAAAAGAGTTTGGGACCTGAACGCAGAGATTCGAGAGTTCTGTGAGAAGAAAGGCAAAGACATCCCAGAGCTCTCAGATGAGAACTGGATGGCAGATTTTGCATTTGCTGTCGATGTGACTGCACTGATGAATGAACTGAACACCAAACTGCAAGGCAAAGGCCTTTTTGTTCATCAAATGCACAGCCTGGTGAAGGCTTTCATGACAAAGCTGCAGTTTCTTTCACGCCAACTGGAGAGCAACACTCTTACTCACATGCAAACCCTGAAGGAAGTCACACCATCAGCTGATCACCTCCGCAGGTACTCATCCATGTTAGGAGCATTGCATGGTGAGTTTTCAAGGCGATTTGAAGATCTCAGAACAATCGAGGATGAAATCCACATGATATCCTCTCCCTTTACCTACAGTGTGGATAATGCACCCACTGATGTTCAGCTGGAGCTCATTGACCTGCAGTCTGATGCAGTACTGGCAGAGCACTGGATTTCTACTCTACTCTTAAGGAGGAGAACTTTCCAAACATGAGGAGACATGCTCAGAAGATGTTAGTTCTCTTTGGCTCAACCTACATATGTGAACAAACATTCTCAATGATGAAGTTTGCAAAATCTACCCATAGAAGCTCTCTCACTGATGATCATCTGTCAGCTGTGCTTCGCATCTCCACCTCAAACATTCAACCTGACTTTGATGCACTCATTAAAGCCCAGCAGAGACTAGATTTTACTCACTGaacaagaaaaaacaacttaaaaacacaaaattggGTGGTTAGGCTACAAATGTAGGCGTGTAAAAGCACCAACAAGCAGTGAACTGGGACACTTTCTTTGGAAGCCTTTTTTTCAAAATCACAGTTCAGTGATGTTCAATGACAGTATCTTATAATATGTGTCTTGCTTAATGTTTGGAGCACAAAGACAATATTGTGATGTTCTTAGAATGCTAAGAACCACTTGCCAGCAGTTTTTGAAACTCATTTTGGGAGTGAATGTGACTAAAAATGTTCATTAATATAACATTAATATAACAtgaatagtaaaaaaaaagttcatattTTGTTTGCCATTGGTTTGGGAAATTTGATTGAATAAAGGATTTTTTTGTAAGGCAACCTCACTTTTTCATTGCTTAACTATAACATAGCCTACtcattttgttaaaactatgcTATTTACtggtttttaaaaagaaataaaattaatATTATGCGGAATTGAGTTCAGCCTTTTGGCCCGGCCCTCTacaatattttctgtttctcatGTGGCCCCATggaaaaaataattgcccacccctgggctAGAGAATATGCAGGATAAATACACCTCGAAATGCTCTCCATCTTAGTCAAAAACACTCTACCTAATAAACTTATATCTCTCAGTAACCAGGAATTAAGTTTAGCTTGACAATTATCCAAAACCCcctttacatttttgttttctctttcagtgaCATCTTTAGAGATATATACACCCAGATATTTGACTATCGTCTTTATGGGAatgttgtaaatattttattaaagcACATTGATGGATTGGCATCCGTTCACATTTGTTTAAATTGAGTTTAAGCCCTGGGGCTTTAGAAAATATATCAatgttttgtaatatttttgGGACCTCAGATAGTTGTTTCATAAAAATGGTTGTATTATAGGTTTGCCAAAAACATTTAGGGGAGCAATATTCGAATTTTTGATAAAAATAGAGAGCATCTCAGTGGCaatgataaaaagaaaaggggaGATTGGGCATCCCTGTTTAATCCCACGTTTGATAGAAAACCTTGATGAAGTACCCCCTGGTAATGAGACTGAGCTATTTGCATTATCATAAAGAGATTCAATGATGTTTCCAAATTTGTCAGTAAATCCAAAACGTTTAAGGCATTGGAAAATGAAAGGGTGCTTGACTGAGTCGAAGGCCTCATAAAAGTCAAGGAAAAGAATAAATCCATCGTTTTTCATAAAACCAGACGGAGTCACTAATAATTTTGTCTAAATCAGATTTTAATCTATTAGCATAAAAGTGAGTTGAGTGTGATAGGTCTAAGATTATCCAATATTTTTGGGTCCTTGCCAGGTTTAGGGATCAAGGTAATTACTCCTTGCTTCATTGTGGGAGGGAACAGTAAATTATCAGTTGCTTCTTTTAGCATAAGATTAAACTGTTTTTTCAATATGTCCCAGAAATGAGATAGAAGTTGGATGTCAGTCACATCCTGGGGATTTATTCAAAGACAACTGCTTTGTCAAGCTCATGAGCAGTAATATCAGAATCACATAACCTTGCAAATTCTTCTATACATGGAATAGAATTTTCTATGTGTTTGAAAATGCATCAGAGTCATTTATAGAAAACATGGAGGAGTACAGCTTACTATAAAAGGAAACAATTTCCCTAGCAATGTTGGAGCGGTCGGAGCATAGCTGATTCCCGATCAGTAAGGTTTTAACTGAATTTCTCTGAATTACTGCATAGTTATAGTTTCATAGGTATTTGCATGCAAAACATGCAATCCACCTGGTTTTACACTACATTGTTTGGTTGGGAagcccccaccccccccaccccccccccccccccccgcttcATCTGAgactttttgttgctgttttttgtgtgtatattcagAATGCTCTTTTATGTTTCATTAATACTTTGTTCACTCTAAGCAATAAAACTTTTTCTGTTCTATCATAAACAATATTTCTACTGTGTGTCCTGTTGTATACAGAATGTGAACATGACATGTGGACATACAGTTCAGTTGTGAAACGGTGGATTGCATGTTTTGCATGCACATacctgtaaaactgaaacatgaaagtCTATGCTGTTTTTGTGATGCTAACAGTTGCCAGTATTTTTAAGCCTGGTGCACTTTGATTGACTGCATGTACCTTGGGAACTGAAAACACATGTCTTTCTGTGACACAATAATTTAATTTTGAGTCTGATTTCTAGTATTTTGAAATGAAGAGTTAGtgtatatttaacaaaatgtgtttttgagaataAAATTAACCCTTTGGCCGATTGTGTtttgtcggtgtgtgtctgttttaagaGTTTGAAAAAGTATCTAAAGTATGGCTAAGCGCTTGTTAGCAATTGAAAAAACTGTGTGTCCCATCTTATTTACACGTTCtacaaatgattaaaaacaaaacaaaaaacagaaaataaggcCCAAACCTGAGACCTACATGACTGAGGGCAGGGATTCTGCTGTAATCTGACATCCCTGTCTGTAGCTCTGCATGGGCTCCTGCTGACATCTTAGGTGATTCCATCAATATAAACACAGTGGTAACGAAATACTAACATTTAACATTCTGCTTAAAGGAACATTCCACCTTTGAACATTACATTTTCAGACCATCTGTCTATGCTTTGAAGGAGTTATTTTCTAATAAAAAAGCATTCAGCTGACAATGTTTGCAAACAAGGATGGATGTGTACTGCGGTGTCCTCAGCTAAATGCCTCAGGCAATTTGTTTTCTTATGTACTAAGAAAGATGCTATCTGTCAGGGTTAAAGGTCCTACATTATAAGTGATGTAGGTCGCGAACGAAACGGCTCCTAGAACAGGCTCTTCGAAGCGAACGATTGGAACGTGAGCCGGAGGCGTTTTTTTCAAGCTGCACGTGAGTGGTCAACAACACGATGTGCGgcctgtgtgtacacactgagCAGGAAGGGAaggcaggagggggggggggggggggggggggatacagaaacaacacatgtgcacacacagaaacaatcagGAGGAAGGGAGATGCAAATGAGCGGGAGCAGGTCTCACATGGGTATAATGCCAATCTATGGCTTTAAACATCCCCTCTGAGTGATCATTTCATATCTactcagaaagacacaaaataatataatatatgatTTCCTGACTTGGGTTtcccaacaaaacaaaatcacacacaTGTGCTCTTCTTTTCTATTAACCCATTTGCATCCATTCATTTTctcagagacacccagacctaaCTGTCTCTACTAACTACCCCCTTCAAGTCCTGGATCACCCTGAGGCCTCCACCCTGCCTGGTAGACCTCTAAAGAGAGGGACCTAGAGGGCATCCTCATCAGGTTCTTGAACCACCTCAACTTGCTCCTTGTGGAGAGTAGGCTTGTTCTTAGATCTTAAGATGTCACTTCACTTATCTTTTTACTTAAGTGCACTTAAGTGAGGCCAAGCTGCTGTAGATTGAGATAGCAGCATGAGTCCCT
Protein-coding sequences here:
- the LOC114445014 gene encoding general transcription factor II-I repeat domain-containing protein 2B-like, whose amino-acid sequence is MLLAKLQTQQGFFTKLHTSRDAATKTSFLISHKIAKNRAFEQVPLSRRTVTRRIEQIAGNLELQLHREVAGFDFFSLALDESCDVHDTAQLLIFVRGITDFKITEELAAMRSMKGTTTGSDLFMEVNACIDTLGLKWDRLAGVTTDGCPNLTDKIVGLLKRMQDKVTEIDADQKLVFLHRIHQHVLCKSVLKITHVIDVVSKIVNFIRARALNHRQFVALLEEHESEHSDIGYHTAVRWLSLGKVLKRVWDLNAEIREFCEKKGKDIPELSDENWMADFAFAVDVTALMNELNTKLQGKGLFVHQMHSLVKAFMTKLQFLSRQLESNTLTHMQTLKEVTPSADHLRRYSSMLGALHGEFSRRFEDLRTIEDEIHMISSPFTYSVDNAPTDVQLELIDLQSDAVLAEHWISTLLLRRRTFQT